One region of Ananas comosus cultivar F153 linkage group 9, ASM154086v1, whole genome shotgun sequence genomic DNA includes:
- the LOC109715747 gene encoding uncharacterized protein LOC109715747, with translation MAAHVSVSRGIAGVLLVLFFLICCLSCAEGGRQRKTDVHRHLKRLNKPAVKTIQSPDGDIIDCVHVSQQPAFDHPFLKNHTIQMRPSFHPEGRLYDQNKAASDRKGEPMLQLWHQNGRCPANTVPIRRTRKDDMLRASSVNKYGRKKHKSTPNPLSVDPDLLNESGHQHAIAYVEGDKYYGAKATINVWEPDIEQANEFSLSQLWILGGSFGQDLNSIEAGWQVSPDLYGDSNTRLFTYWTSDAYQATGCYNLLCSGFIQINSDIAMGATISPISYYGGSQYDISILVWKDPKEGNWWMQFGNDYVLGYWPSFLFSYLADSASMVEWGGEVVNSEPDGAHTSTQMGSGRFPEEGFGKASYFRNIQTVDSSNNLRAPKGVGTFTEQSNCYDVQVGTTGDWGSYFYYGGPGKNPNCP, from the exons ATGGCGGCGCACGTTAGCGTGAGCCGCGGCATCGCTGGGGTTTTACTAGTGCTCTTCTTCTTGATTTGCTGCTTATCGTGCGCCGAAGGGGGGAGGCAGAGGAAGACGGACGTGCACCGCCATCTGAAGCGTCTGAACAAACCTGCCGTCAAGACCATCCAG AGCCCAGATGGAGATATCATAGACTGTGTGCATGTCTCTCAACAGCCAGCCTTCGATCACCCTTTCCTCAAAAACCACACTATCCAg ATGAGGCCATCTTTCCACCCAGAAGGACGCCTATATGATCAGAACAAGGCTGCATCAGATCGAAAGGGCGAGCCCATGCTCCAACTTTGGCATCAGAATGGGCGGTGCCCCGCGAACACCGTACCGATTAGAAGAACGAGGAAAGATGATATGCTAAGGGCGAGCTCTGTAAACAAGTACGGGCGGAAGAAGCACAAAAGCACCCCAAATCCCCTATCTGTGGATCCTGACCTCTTGAATGAGAGTGGTCACCAG CATGCAATAGCTTATGTGGAGGGAGACAAGTACTATGGAGCCAAAGCAACTATTAATGTTTGGGAACCAGACATTGAGCAGGCCAATGAGTTTAGCCTGTCTCAGCTTTGGATCCTAGGGGGTTCCTTCGGACAAGACCTTAACAGCATTGAAGCTGGTTGGCAG GTTAGCCCGGATCTCTATGGGGACAGTAACACAAGGCTCTTCACTTACTGGACC AGTGATGCATATCAAGCAACAGGCTGTTACAACCTACTGTGCTCTGGATTCATTCAAATAAACAGTGACATTGCAATGGGAGCAACCATCTCCCCTATCTCATACTATGGTGGCTCTCAATATGATATCAGCATACTCGTCTGGAAG GATCCAAAAGAAGGGAATTGGTGGATGCAATTTGGGAATGACTATGTGTTGGGCTACTGGCCCTCCTTTCTATTTTCCTACCTAGCAGACAGTGCCTCCATGGTAGAGTGGGGGGGCGAGGTGGTGAACTCAGAGCCTGATGGGGCCCACACCTCAACCCAGATGGGCAGCGGGCGCTTCCCTGAGGAAGGGTTTGGCAAGGCTAGCTACTTCAGGAACATCCAGACGGTTGATAGCTCCAACAATCTCAGGGCACCCAAAGGGGTGGGCACCTTCACTGAGCAATCCAACTGCTATGATGTTCAGGTCGGGACCACTGGGGATTGGGGGAGTTACTTTTACTATGGGGGTCCTGGTAAAAACCCTAACTGTCCATAG